Within the Synechococcales cyanobacterium CNB genome, the region AACTCCTCGGAAGGCGTGCTGAACTCCTCATCACGGCCCCCGGACTCCTCAGCCGGCGTGCCGGACGCCCCGGGTGGGGCCGGTAACTCCGCGCCACGCGCCGCGCAACTCCCGTCGAGCGTCCGCGAACGCGCGGGGCAGCCAACCGGCCAAAGCGCCGAAGGGGTGGGGGTCTGGACCCCCCCTGTCCCCGCGCCGCGGCATCCCCTCCTCCACGTTCGATCCGCTCCCCGGCCTCCGCGTTCATTCCTCTTTCGCGCCCTTCACGTCCTTTGCCTTCCGGCTTGCAGGCCGCGCGGCAGGGGCCTGACCGGCCGCTCTCCGGGTTGGTTGATGGTCCGGCGGGGGTGCTCTATCCTCTGCGTCCCGCGGGCGGGGGTGGGCGATGTTCGCCCGTCGCCGCTCGATGGGGCCGCGGTGCGCCGGCGGCGAGAGCGAGCGTGCGCTGTCGGGACGGGGCCTTGGACGCGGTCATCAACCCCTACCTTCTGTACGTCGGGCTGGCTCTCGGGGGGCTGGGCGTCTGCATGGCGCTGCCGCGCCGGCGGATCAGCCCGCAGGTGCTCGGGGCGGTGCTGGCGGGGCTGGGCCTGGGCCTGGTGCTGCTGGGGCTGGGGCTGCGGTCGGAGCGGCTGCCGAACTACAACTTCTACATCTTCGCGGCGATCGCGCTGGGGGCCGCGCTGCGGGTCATCACCCACCCGAGGCCGGTCTACGCCGCGCTCTACTTCATCCTGACGATCCTGGCGTCGTGCGGGCTGTACCTGGTGCTGGCGGCGGAGTTCATGGCGTTCGCGCTGGTCATCATCTACGCGGGCGCGATCCTGATCACGTACCTGTTCGTCATCATGCTGGCGACCCAGGCCCCGAGCGAGGGCGAACTCGAGGCGCTGGCCGAGTATGACGCCGAGGCGCGCTCGCCCGCGGCGGCGACCGTGGCGAGCTTCGCGCTGCTGGCGGTGCTGACGACGATGCTCTTCAGCGGCGCGGACGGCCTGGAGCCGCGCGACGGCGCGGGGCTGGACGCGCCGATCGAGATGATGCCCCGGCGGGCGGAGCGGTCGCTGCGCGAGGCGGGGGCGATCGGGGCGGGGGACGAGGTGGTCGGGGTTGACGCGGCGGCGTGGACGGCCACGCTGCGCAGCGGCGAGGAGGTCGCGCTGCCGGAGTCGGCGCGGCTGACGAACGTCGAGCGGATCGGGCACGACCTGCTGGCCGAGCACCCCGGGTCCATCGAGATCGCGGGCGTGATCCTGCTCATGGCGATGCTCGGGGCGACGGTGCTCAGCCGGCGGCAGGTGGAGCTGGAGGACGAGGCCAAGCGCCGGCAGGCGGAGCGGCTGGCGGCGGCCGGGACGGTCTTCGCGGACCGAGAGGTGTCGCCGTGAGCGGGTCGTGGACGATCGCGCAGGCGTCGCTGCCCGCGCCGATGGACGGCGTGACGCTGGCGCACTACCTCGCGGTGTCGGCGGCCATGTTCGCCATCGGGCTGGTCGGGTTCCTCACGCGGCGGAACCTGATCATCATGTTCCTGTGCACGGAACTGATGTTCCAGGCGGCGGGGATCGCGCTGATCGCGTTCAGCCGCTTCCACCTGCACATGACCGGGCAGACGTTCGTGATCTTCGTGCTCACGGTGGCGGCGGCCGAGGCCGCGCTGGCGCTGGCGCTCGTGGTGCTGCTGTACCGGCGCAAGGACTCGCTGAGCGCGGACGAGTGGGCGGAGATGAAGGGGTAGGGCTCGAGGGTAGGAGGGGGCCTCAAAGGCCCCGCCCCAGTAGGGTGAGGAGCGTCGAGTGGTTGGCGCATGGGCGGAGATGACGGGCCTGGTCGGGGCCGCCGCGGCGGCGGGCGGCGATGGCGCGCCCGCGGCGGGGACGGTCGCCGGCCCGTGGTGGGTGGTGCTGATCCCGCTGCTGCCGATGGCGGGCGTCGTGCTGACGCTGGTGTGCGCGATCTTCGACGTGCGGACGAAGGCGCCGGCGTGGATGTCGGTCGGGTGCCTGGCGGCGTCGTTCGGGCTGGCGGCGCTGGCGTATCTCGAGCTGGCGGGCGGGCCGACGGCGGTGACGGTCGGGTTCCGCTGGATCGACGTGGCGTGGGGCGAGGGGCCGGGGCAGCGGCTGAGCGCGGACTTCGCGTTCGCGTTCGACGGGCTGACGTGCCTGTGGATGCTGTTCGTGACGGGGCTGGCGACGCTGATCGCGCTCTACGCGAGCGAGTACATGAGCCACGACGCGGGGGTCGGCTACTGCCGGTTCTTCGCGGCGTTCAACCTGTTCGTGTTCTCGATGGCGTGCCTCGTGATGGCGGACAACCTGCTGCTGCTCTTCCTGGGGTGGGAGGGCGTGGGGCTGTGCTCGTACCTGCTGATCGGGTACTTCTACAAGAAGCCGTCGGCGGTGGCGGCGGCGAAGAAGGCGTTCATCATGAACCGCATCGGCGACCTCGGGTTGCTGATGGGGATGCTGCTGACGTTCGTGCAGTTCGGGACGCTGAAGTACGCGGAGTTGTGGCCGCTGGTGGAGCCGTTCGTGGCGGCGGTGCGGGCGGGCCACGCGGACGAGGTTCCGTTCCTGGTGGGGCTGATCCCGGTGCTGTTCATGGTCGGGGCGTTCGGGAAGAGCGCGCAGCTGCCGCTCTACGTCTGGTTGCCGGACGCGATGGAGGGTCCGACGCCGGTGAGCGCGCTGATCCACGCGGCGACGATGGTGACGGCGGGCGTGTACCTGGTGGCGCGGACGTACCCGCTCTTCCTGGTGAGCGAGTGGGCGCTGCCGGTGGTGGCGTGGGTGGGCGCGCTGACCGCGCTGCTGGCCGCGACGATCGGGATGGCCCAGTTCGACATCAAGCGGATCATGGCGTACTCGACCGTGAGCCAGCTGGGGTACATGTTCTGCGGCATGGCGCTGCTGACGAGCGTGGGCGGGGCGTTCCACGTCTTCACGCACGCCTTCTTCAAGGCGACGCTCTTCCTGTGCTGCGGCGCGGTCATGCACGGGTTCGCGGGGCAGCTGGACCTGCGCCGGCTGAGCGGCGTGGGGCTGATGCCGGGGTGGCGGATCGTGGGGCTGGCGATGCTGGTCGGGTGCCTGAACCTCGCAGGGTTCCCCTTCACGGCGGGGTTCTTCAGCAAGGACATGATCCTGGCCGAGGCGTTCGTGACGGCCGGGCCGGGGTACCGGGCGATCGGGTGGATCCTGCTGCTGACGGCGGGGCTGACGGCGTACTACACCTTCCGCGTGTTCTTCCGGGTGTTCGTCGGGCCGGTGGAGTACGAGCCGGGGGACGAGCACCACGCCGACCATCACGACGGTCACGATGAGCACCATGGCCAGGGGGAGCCTGGGAGCGCGCACGCGGAGCACGGCAGCGGGTTCCATCCGCACGCGCCGGGGTGGGCGATCAATCTCGTGCTCGCGCTGCTGGCCGTCGGGTCGCTCGCGGCGGCGGGGGCGTACTTCGTGCACTCGGAGCAGCACGGGTGGGTGGGGAACCTGCTGCACGGCTCGCCCGCGGAGCCGACACACTCGGCGGCGTTCGTGGCTGCGCACGGGCAGGTCGAGGGGGACGCGGAGGCGCACGGTTCGTTCTTCGGGCTGGACCCGCACAAGGCGATGTACTTCGTGTCGTCGGCGATCGGGCTGGTCGGGATCGGCGTGGCGTTCGTGCTGCACTACGCCGGGCGCACGTCGTCGGCTCGGAGCCGGGCGGATGGGCTGTTGCCGAAGGTCGGGCCGGTGGCGAAGTGGGCGCAGGGCAAGTGGTACGTGGACGAGCTGTACGACGCGGTGATCGTCAAGCCGCTGTGGGTGCTCTCGCACATGCTGCACATGATCGACAAGCTTGTGGTGGACGGGCTGGTGAACGCGGCGGGCTGGCTGCCGCGGATGATCGGTCGGGCGGTGCGTCCGTCGCAGGGCGGCGTGCTGCACGGGTACGCGGTGCAGATGGCGGGGGGGATCGCGGTGGCGCTGCTGGTGGTGTGGCTGATGACGTTGTGAGGGGAAGGACGGAGTCGTTGATCGCATGATGCTCGCGCTGCTCATCATCCTGCCGCTGGCGTTCGCGCTGGTCGTGGTCGCGCGGCCCGCCGAGCACGCGCGCTCGATCGCGCTGGTGGGGACGCTGGTCGCGCTGGCGGCGTGCGTTGCGGCGATGCGGGCGTTCGACTGGTCGCACGCGGCGGACACGGGGCAACTGGGCGGGTCGGTGGCGTGGCTGCCCGCGCTGGGGCTGAACCTGTCCGTCGGAGTGGACTCGGTCGCCCTGCTGCTGATCGCGCTGACCGCGCTGCTCGGGCCGCTGTGCGTGCTGGGGTCGTGGACGGCGATCACGGAGCAGCGGCGGACGTTCTACGCGTGGCTGCTCGTCCTGCAGGCGGCGATGACGGGGGTGTTCGCTGCCCGCGACTTGGTGCTGTTCTATGTCTGCTTCGAGTTCACGCTGATCCCGATGTACGTGCTCATCAGCCTGTTCGGCTCGACGAACCGACGCGCGGCGGCGACCAAGTTCTTCCTGTACACCTTCACCGGCTCGCTGCTCACGCTCGCGGGGCTGCTGTACGTGGTGTGGTTCGTCGCCAGGCCGGAGCAGCACGGGGCGTGGACGTTCGACATCGGCGTGCTGACGGCGCACGCGCCGCGGATGAGCGGCGTGGCGCAGGGTTGGGTGCTGCTCGCGCTGCTGGCGGGGTTCGCGGTGAAGGTGCCGCTGTTCCCGGTGCATACCTGGCTGCCGCTGGCGCACACGGAGGCGCCGACAGCGGGCAGCGTGATCCTGGCGGGCGTGCTGCTGAAGCTGGGGACGTACGGCATCTACCGCTTCGCGCTGCCGATCGCGCCGGCGGCGGTGGTGGAGTACGCGCCGCTCATCGCCGGGCTGAGCGTGGTCGGGATCGTGTACGCGGGGCTGGTCTGCTGGGTGCAGACGGACGTGAAGAAGCTGGTCGCGTACTCGTCGGTGTCGCACCTGGGGTTCTGCGTGCTGGGGCTGGTCGCTCTGAACGGGGCGGGGCTGTCCGGTTCGGTGTTGTACATGCTGAACCACGGGCTGAGCACGGGCGCGCTGTTCCTGCTGGTGGGGATGATGTACGAGCGATACCACACGCGGTCGATGCGCGAGCTGGGCGGGCTGGCGGCGAAGATGCCGGTGTGGGCGACGTTCATGGTGTTCTTCGCGATGGCGTCGGTCGGCCTGCCGGGGCTGAACGGGTTCGTGAGCGAGTTCCTGTGCATCATGGGCGCGTTCCAGGCGGACGACGGTTGGGGGCGCTTCGGCGACCTGCCGGGCGCGACGCCGGGGCGGCTCGGGCCGTGGTTCGGACTCGCGGCCGGGACGGGCGTCATCATCGCGGCGATGTACCTGCTCTACATGGTCGGGCGGATGTGCTTCGGGCCGCTGATCGAGCCGGGCGGGCACGGGGGCGCGCACGGGCACGGCGACGAGGATGCGCACGAGGGCGGGCTGCCGAAGGACCTGACGGGGCGAGAGATCGGCGCGCTGCTGCCGCTGGCGGCGTTGTGCCTCGCGCTGGGCGTGTACCCGTCGCCGCTGCTGGATTCGATCCGTGAGCCGGTGAACGCGACGGTGGCGCACGTGCTGGGCAACGCGGACGGTGGCGGTGGTGCGCCGGTTCGGCCGGCCGCGCCCGGGACGGTCCACGCGGAGGGCGGGCGATGATGGAGAAGATCGCCATCCTGTGGCCCGAGATCGCGATGTTCGCGGGCACGTGCGTCGTGATGCTGGTCGGGCTTTCGCCCCGCGCCGAAGTCCGGCGGCAGACGGCGTTGCTCGCGGGCGTGACGCTGGCGGTCGCGGGGCTGCTGGCGGCGAACTCGCCGAGCGTGGGCGGGCCGCTGCCGGGGATGATGGGGTTCGTGAAGAGTCTGACGGCGGCGGTTGGGCTGATGCTGGTGCTGCTGCTGGCGGGGACGGTGGACCGGGCCGAGGAGAAGGCGATCGCGGAGGGACGAGCGGCGTTCAACCCGCTGCGCTCGACGCGGGGCGAGTTCTATTCCTTCTTCCTGTTCAGCCTGACGGGCGTGATGCTGTGCGCCTCGGCAGGCGACCTGATCTGGCTCTTCCTTGCGCTCGAACTGACGAGCCTGCCGACGTACGTCATGGTCGCGATGAGCGGCAAGGGTGTGCGGCTGGGCGATCGGGCGGGCGAGGCGGGCGTCAAGTACTTCTTCCTCGGGGCGATGGGGGCGGCGGTGTTCCTGTACGGGTTCGCGCTGCTCTACGGCGCGACGGGCACGACGCGGTTCGGCGAGATGGCGGCGTTCTTCGCGGGCGAGGGCGTCGGTCCGATGGCGACGGCGGGGCTGCTGCTCGCGCTGGTGGGCGTGTCGTTCAAGATCGCGGCGGTGCCGATGCACTTCTACACGGCGGACGTCTATCAGGGGGCCGCCGCGCCGGTGTCGGCGTTCCTGGCGTTCGCGCCGAAGACGGCGGGGTTCGTGTCGATCCTGCTCCTGGTGTCCGCGGTGGGCTGGCTGCCGACGGGCGGGCACGCGCCGGGGCTGCCGGGGTCGATCGACGCCGCGCTCTGGCTGATGGCCGCGCTGACGATGACGGTGGGGAATGTCCTGGCTCTGCTCCAGACGAGCGTGAAGCGGCTGCTGGCGTATTCGTCGATCGCGCACTCGGGGTACATGCTCGTGGGCGTGATCGCCGGGCCTGGCGACGGGTCGTTCACGCAGAACGGCGTGTCCGCGGTGCTGTTCTACCTGCTGGCGTACGGCGTGACGAACCTGGGGGCGTTCGCGGTGCTGGCGTGCCTGGAGCGGGACGCAGAGAGCGGGGAGATCGATTCGGCGGCGGACCTGAAGGGGCTGTGCCGCACGAGGCCCGTGCTCGGGTGGACGATGGCGATCTGCCTGCTGAGCCTGCTCGGGTTCCCGCCGCTGCTCGGGTTCTTCGCGAAGGTGCCGCTGTTCACGTCGCTGCTTGGAGCGGGTCGGTACTGGCTGCTGGTGATCCTCGCACTGAACTCGGCGATCGCGGCGTACTACTACCTCGGGCTGGTGCGGGTGGTGATGCTGGACGAGCCGAGCGCGGAGTCGCGCTCGGTGCGGTCGTCGCCCTTCGCGTCAAGGCCCGT harbors:
- the nuoK gene encoding NADH-quinone oxidoreductase subunit NuoK produces the protein MDGVTLAHYLAVSAAMFAIGLVGFLTRRNLIIMFLCTELMFQAAGIALIAFSRFHLHMTGQTFVIFVLTVAAAEAALALALVVLLYRRKDSLSADEWAEMKG
- the nuoL gene encoding NADH-quinone oxidoreductase subunit L; amino-acid sequence: MVGAWAEMTGLVGAAAAAGGDGAPAAGTVAGPWWVVLIPLLPMAGVVLTLVCAIFDVRTKAPAWMSVGCLAASFGLAALAYLELAGGPTAVTVGFRWIDVAWGEGPGQRLSADFAFAFDGLTCLWMLFVTGLATLIALYASEYMSHDAGVGYCRFFAAFNLFVFSMACLVMADNLLLLFLGWEGVGLCSYLLIGYFYKKPSAVAAAKKAFIMNRIGDLGLLMGMLLTFVQFGTLKYAELWPLVEPFVAAVRAGHADEVPFLVGLIPVLFMVGAFGKSAQLPLYVWLPDAMEGPTPVSALIHAATMVTAGVYLVARTYPLFLVSEWALPVVAWVGALTALLAATIGMAQFDIKRIMAYSTVSQLGYMFCGMALLTSVGGAFHVFTHAFFKATLFLCCGAVMHGFAGQLDLRRLSGVGLMPGWRIVGLAMLVGCLNLAGFPFTAGFFSKDMILAEAFVTAGPGYRAIGWILLLTAGLTAYYTFRVFFRVFVGPVEYEPGDEHHADHHDGHDEHHGQGEPGSAHAEHGSGFHPHAPGWAINLVLALLAVGSLAAAGAYFVHSEQHGWVGNLLHGSPAEPTHSAAFVAAHGQVEGDAEAHGSFFGLDPHKAMYFVSSAIGLVGIGVAFVLHYAGRTSSARSRADGLLPKVGPVAKWAQGKWYVDELYDAVIVKPLWVLSHMLHMIDKLVVDGLVNAAGWLPRMIGRAVRPSQGGVLHGYAVQMAGGIAVALLVVWLMTL
- a CDS encoding NADH-quinone oxidoreductase subunit M; its protein translation is MMLALLIILPLAFALVVVARPAEHARSIALVGTLVALAACVAAMRAFDWSHAADTGQLGGSVAWLPALGLNLSVGVDSVALLLIALTALLGPLCVLGSWTAITEQRRTFYAWLLVLQAAMTGVFAARDLVLFYVCFEFTLIPMYVLISLFGSTNRRAAATKFFLYTFTGSLLTLAGLLYVVWFVARPEQHGAWTFDIGVLTAHAPRMSGVAQGWVLLALLAGFAVKVPLFPVHTWLPLAHTEAPTAGSVILAGVLLKLGTYGIYRFALPIAPAAVVEYAPLIAGLSVVGIVYAGLVCWVQTDVKKLVAYSSVSHLGFCVLGLVALNGAGLSGSVLYMLNHGLSTGALFLLVGMMYERYHTRSMRELGGLAAKMPVWATFMVFFAMASVGLPGLNGFVSEFLCIMGAFQADDGWGRFGDLPGATPGRLGPWFGLAAGTGVIIAAMYLLYMVGRMCFGPLIEPGGHGGAHGHGDEDAHEGGLPKDLTGREIGALLPLAALCLALGVYPSPLLDSIREPVNATVAHVLGNADGGGGAPVRPAAPGTVHAEGGR
- a CDS encoding NADH-quinone oxidoreductase subunit N, producing the protein MMEKIAILWPEIAMFAGTCVVMLVGLSPRAEVRRQTALLAGVTLAVAGLLAANSPSVGGPLPGMMGFVKSLTAAVGLMLVLLLAGTVDRAEEKAIAEGRAAFNPLRSTRGEFYSFFLFSLTGVMLCASAGDLIWLFLALELTSLPTYVMVAMSGKGVRLGDRAGEAGVKYFFLGAMGAAVFLYGFALLYGATGTTRFGEMAAFFAGEGVGPMATAGLLLALVGVSFKIAAVPMHFYTADVYQGAAAPVSAFLAFAPKTAGFVSILLLVSAVGWLPTGGHAPGLPGSIDAALWLMAALTMTVGNVLALLQTSVKRLLAYSSIAHSGYMLVGVIAGPGDGSFTQNGVSAVLFYLLAYGVTNLGAFAVLACLERDAESGEIDSAADLKGLCRTRPVLGWTMAICLLSLLGFPPLLGFFAKVPLFTSLLGAGRYWLLVILALNSAIAAYYYLGLVRVVMLDEPSAESRSVRSSPFASRPVAAVASAAAVVALAVLGNGLMVASQAAGKYERPAVGEGHAARAEAHGSELVSESAPGR